One genomic segment of Desmodus rotundus isolate HL8 chromosome 5, HLdesRot8A.1, whole genome shotgun sequence includes these proteins:
- the LOC112317640 gene encoding olfactory receptor 52N2 → MYGANSSSLIPKFFVLNGVPGLEDAHIWISLPFCFMYVLAVLGNCGLIYLISHEEALHRPMYYFLALLSFTDVTLCTTTVPNMLCIFWFNLKEIDFNACLAQMFFVHMLTGMESGVLMLMALDRYVAICYPLRYSTILTNTVIAKAGLATFLRSVILIIPFTFLTKRLPYCHGNFIPHTYCDHMSVAKVSCGNFKINAIYGLMVALLIGVFDICCISVSYTMILRAVVSLSSADARHKAFSTCTSHICAIVITYVPAFFTFFTHRFGGHRIPHHTHIIVANLYLLLPPTMNPIVYGVKTKQIREGVIKFLLGDKVVLNQDK, encoded by the coding sequence ATGTATGGAGCCAACAGCTCCAGCCTGATCCCTAAGTTCTTTGTCTTGAATGGTGTTCCTGGGCTGGAAGATGCACACATCTGGATCTCGCTGCCATTCTGCTTCATGTATGTCCTTGCTGTCCTGGGGAACTGTGGGCTCATCTACCTCATCAGCCATGAGGAGGCCCTGCACAGGCCCATGTACTACTTCCTGGCCTTGCTTTCCTTCACAGATGTCACCTTGTGTACCACCACTGTCCCCAATATGCTGTGCATATTCTGGTTCAACCTCAAGGAGATTGATTTTAATGCCTGTTTGGCCCAGATGTTTTTTGTCCACATGTTGACTGGGATGGAGTCTGGGGTGCTTATGCTCATGGCCCTGGACCGTTATGTGGCCATCTGCTACCCTTTACGTTACTCcaccatcctcaccaacactgtcATTGCGAAGGCTGGTCTTGCCACCTTTCTAAGGAGTGTGATACTCATCATCCCATTCACATTTCTCACCAAGCGCCTGCCCTATTGCCATGGCAACTTCATTCCCCATACATACTGTGATCACATGTCTGTTGCCAAGGTGTCCTGTGGCAATTTCAAGATCAATGCTATTTATGGTCTGATGGTTGCTCTCCTTATTGGTGTGTTTGACATATGCTGCATTTCCGTGTCTTACACTATGATCTTGCGAGCTGTCGTGAGCCTGTCATCCGCAGATGCTCGTCACAAAGCCTTCAGCACCTGTACATCTCATATCTGTGCCATTGTGATCACCTACGTTCCagctttcttcacttttttcacccaccGTTTTGGAGGACACCGTATCCCACACCACACACATATCATTGTGGCCAACCTTTACCTGCTACTGCCCCCTACAATGAACCCAATTGTTTATGGAGTCAAAACCAAACAGATTCGGGAAGGTGTGATCAAATTTCTACTTGGTGACAAGGTTGTCCTAAACCAAGACAAATAA